From Candidatus Atelocyanobacterium thalassa isolate ALOHA, a single genomic window includes:
- the petE gene encoding plastocyanin, with product MFKKLGLLIAAFCLVISSFFVAASPATAKTFEVKMGTDSGMLGFEPKTVTIKSGDTVKWVNNKLAPHNVVFESSAEYSHKGLLFSPGESFESTFNEAGEYTYYCEPHRGAGMVGKIVVQ from the coding sequence ATGTTTAAAAAATTAGGATTGCTTATTGCTGCATTTTGCCTAGTTATTTCTAGTTTTTTTGTTGCAGCTAGTCCTGCTACAGCTAAAACCTTCGAAGTAAAAATGGGAACCGATTCCGGAATGTTAGGATTTGAACCAAAAACAGTAACAATTAAATCAGGAGATACTGTTAAATGGGTCAACAATAAATTAGCTCCTCATAATGTTGTATTTGAAAGCTCTGCAGAATACTCTCACAAAGGATTGCTTTTTTCTCCTGGAGAATCATTTGAAAGTACTTTCAATGAAGCTGGAGAATATACCTATTATTGTGAACCTCATCGTGGGGCTGGAATGGTTGGAAAAATCGTCGTACAATAA
- the typA gene encoding translational GTPase TypA, whose translation MSLLIRNVAIIAHVDHGKTTLVDSLLKQSGVFREGEEVPDCVMDSNTLERERGITILSKNTAVRYENTLINIIDTPGHADFGGEVERVLGMVDGCILIVDANEGPMPQTRFVLKKALEKGLRPIVVVNKIDRPQAEPDQAVDKVFDLFVELGGDDDQCDFTTLFASGISGFAKVNLEDESVDMQPLFQTILRCVPPPSGDEEKPLQLQVTTLDYSEYLGRIIIGRINNGKIVAGQQATLIKEDGSYVKGKVSKLLGFEGLQRVELKESTAGNIVAVAGFSDANIGETLACSESPQALPLIKVDEPTLQMTFSVNDSPFAGQEGKFVTSRQLRDRLMRELETNVALKVSTGDSSDKFLVSGRGELHLGILIETMRREGYEFQVAQPQVIYRQVDGKSHEPFEYLILDVPEEAVGSCMERLGQRRGEMQDMETGVNGRTQLEFIIPARGLLGFRGDFIRLSRGDGIMNHSFLDYRPASGNLETRYNGVMISFEEGVSTFYAMKNAEDRGMFFISPGTKVYRGMVIGEHNRPPDIEINVCKTKQLTNHRASGGEELVQLQTPQEMNLERALEYIGPDELVEVTPESIRLRKVKTKKLAKK comes from the coding sequence ATGTCTCTCCTCATCCGCAATGTTGCTATTATCGCCCACGTTGACCACGGTAAAACTACCTTGGTTGATTCTCTTCTTAAACAGTCTGGAGTTTTCCGTGAAGGAGAAGAAGTTCCTGATTGTGTAATGGACTCTAATACTTTAGAGAGAGAACGAGGCATTACTATTTTATCAAAAAATACTGCTGTTCGATATGAAAATACTCTGATCAACATTATTGATACTCCTGGACACGCAGATTTTGGCGGGGAAGTTGAACGAGTATTGGGAATGGTTGATGGTTGTATTTTAATTGTAGATGCGAATGAAGGCCCTATGCCTCAAACTCGCTTTGTACTTAAGAAAGCCTTAGAAAAAGGTTTACGCCCTATTGTTGTCGTAAATAAAATTGATCGTCCTCAAGCTGAACCAGATCAAGCTGTTGATAAAGTATTTGATCTTTTCGTTGAACTTGGGGGTGACGATGATCAATGTGACTTTACTACTTTATTCGCCTCTGGTATATCAGGATTTGCAAAAGTGAATTTAGAGGATGAATCTGTAGATATGCAACCTCTTTTTCAAACAATTTTGCGTTGTGTTCCCCCTCCATCAGGAGATGAAGAAAAACCTTTACAGTTACAGGTCACTACTTTAGATTATTCAGAATATTTAGGACGTATCATAATAGGTCGTATAAATAATGGGAAAATTGTTGCTGGACAACAAGCAACACTAATTAAAGAAGATGGTAGTTATGTTAAAGGGAAAGTTAGTAAGCTTTTAGGATTTGAAGGTTTACAAAGAGTAGAGTTGAAAGAAAGTACTGCGGGTAATATTGTAGCTGTAGCGGGTTTTTCTGATGCCAACATTGGAGAAACTTTAGCGTGTTCTGAAAGCCCTCAAGCCTTACCCTTGATCAAGGTTGACGAACCTACTTTACAAATGACTTTTTCAGTTAATGATTCTCCTTTTGCAGGTCAAGAAGGAAAATTTGTCACTTCTCGACAATTACGTGATCGTCTAATGAGAGAATTAGAAACTAATGTTGCTTTAAAGGTAAGTACTGGAGATTCTTCTGATAAGTTCCTAGTATCAGGGAGAGGAGAATTACACTTAGGTATTCTCATCGAAACAATGCGTAGAGAAGGTTATGAGTTCCAAGTTGCTCAGCCTCAGGTTATTTATCGACAAGTTGATGGGAAATCTCATGAACCTTTCGAATATTTGATTTTAGATGTTCCTGAAGAAGCTGTTGGATCCTGCATGGAACGTCTAGGGCAAAGAAGAGGAGAAATGCAAGATATGGAGACAGGTGTTAATGGACGAACACAGCTGGAATTCATTATACCTGCCAGAGGATTACTAGGTTTCCGCGGAGACTTTATTCGTCTATCAAGAGGAGATGGAATTATGAATCATAGCTTTTTAGATTATCGTCCTGCATCTGGTAATCTAGAAACACGTTATAACGGTGTAATGATTTCCTTTGAAGAAGGTGTGTCTACTTTCTACGCAATGAAAAATGCTGAAGATAGAGGAATGTTCTTTATTTCTCCTGGCACAAAAGTATATAGAGGTATGGTTATAGGGGAACATAACCGTCCACCAGATATAGAAATTAATGTTTGTAAAACTAAGCAGCTAACTAACCATCGTGCCTCGGGCGGTGAAGAGTTAGTTCAGTTACAAACACCACAAGAGATGAATTTAGAAAGGGCTTTAGAATATATTGGTCCTGATGAACTTGTAGAGGTTACCCCAGAGTCTATTCGGTTACGCAAAGTTAAAACGAAAAAATTAGCAAAAAAATAA
- the hemB gene encoding porphobilinogen synthase: MFPLNRPRRLRTNQRLRDMVCETKLTLDDLIYPLFAVPGNNIAKEVISMPGIFQLSIDKIVNEAKMVRDLGIPAIILFGVPEEKNSEATGAWGKEGIVQRATEAIKREVKDLIVIVDTCVCEYTDHGHCGYLKKDDCTGEVLNDSTLELLKKTAVSQALAGADIIAPSGMMDGFVRSIREKLDQEGFSNIPILSYAAKYASGYYGPFRDAADSSPQFGDRRTYQMDPGNAREALKEVMLDIEEGADMLMVKPALSYMDILWRIKEMTNLPVAAYNVSGEYSMIKAAAANGWIDEKQVTLETLTSFKRAGADLILTYHAKDVARWIQSK, translated from the coding sequence ATGTTTCCTCTTAACCGTCCTCGTCGTTTACGCACCAATCAAAGATTACGTGACATGGTATGTGAAACAAAATTAACATTAGATGACCTAATTTATCCCTTATTCGCAGTTCCAGGAAACAATATTGCTAAAGAAGTAATATCTATGCCTGGTATTTTCCAGTTATCGATAGATAAAATTGTGAATGAAGCAAAAATGGTTCGCGATTTAGGGATTCCAGCAATTATTCTTTTTGGAGTTCCAGAAGAAAAGAATTCAGAAGCTACAGGTGCATGGGGTAAAGAAGGTATAGTACAGCGAGCTACTGAAGCAATTAAAAGAGAAGTTAAAGATCTAATAGTTATTGTTGATACTTGTGTATGCGAATATACTGATCATGGGCATTGCGGATATTTAAAGAAGGATGATTGCACTGGAGAAGTTTTAAACGATTCAACTTTAGAGTTATTAAAAAAGACTGCCGTTTCTCAAGCTCTTGCCGGAGCTGATATAATTGCACCATCAGGAATGATGGATGGTTTTGTAAGGTCTATTAGAGAAAAGTTAGATCAAGAGGGTTTTAGTAATATTCCTATATTATCTTATGCAGCTAAGTATGCTTCTGGTTATTATGGACCATTTCGAGATGCTGCAGATTCATCTCCACAATTTGGTGATCGTAGAACTTACCAAATGGATCCTGGAAATGCTAGAGAAGCATTAAAAGAAGTTATGTTAGACATTGAAGAAGGAGCAGACATGTTAATGGTTAAACCTGCATTATCATACATGGATATCCTGTGGAGGATCAAGGAAATGACTAATCTTCCTGTCGCTGCATACAACGTTTCTGGAGAATACTCAATGATTAAAGCGGCAGCAGCTAATGGATGGATAGATGAAAAGCAGGTTACATTGGAAACCTTAACTAGTTTTAAAAGAGCTGGTGCAGATCTTATTTTAACCTATCATGCAAAAGACGTTGCTCGCTGGATTCAGTCAAAATAG
- the lgt gene encoding prolipoprotein diacylglyceryl transferase, translated as MLLGLQFQSPGPIIFELGPFVVRWYGLFIASAVLIGITLSKWLAKSLRIDPEMIGDLGIWLIIAAIPCARIYYVIFQWHIYSQYPEDIIAIWKGGIAIHGAIIGGTLSTLIFARLNKISAWQLTDLVVPSLALGQSIGRWGNFFNSEAFGIPTNLPWKLYIPLIKRPVEYISFEYFHPTFLYESIWDFLVFVILLTLFFWTLKYPNYFHTGTLSLVYLIVYSFGRIFIETLRTDSLIFGSFKVAQVISLMMIISGIFGLVWLYLLKKSLPDVVSRR; from the coding sequence ATGTTACTAGGACTCCAATTTCAATCTCCTGGTCCTATAATATTTGAATTAGGACCTTTTGTTGTCAGATGGTACGGTCTCTTTATTGCTTCTGCGGTTTTGATTGGAATTACATTATCAAAGTGGTTAGCAAAGTCTCTTCGAATTGATCCAGAAATGATAGGTGACTTAGGAATTTGGCTAATCATAGCTGCTATTCCTTGTGCACGAATTTATTATGTTATATTTCAGTGGCACATTTATAGTCAATATCCAGAAGATATAATTGCCATCTGGAAAGGAGGTATTGCGATCCATGGAGCAATTATTGGAGGAACTTTATCTACCTTGATTTTCGCGCGTCTAAATAAAATTTCTGCCTGGCAGTTAACTGACTTAGTAGTTCCATCTTTAGCATTGGGACAGTCTATTGGTAGATGGGGGAATTTTTTTAATTCTGAAGCTTTTGGAATACCAACTAATTTACCTTGGAAACTATACATTCCTTTGATTAAACGGCCGGTAGAATATATCTCTTTCGAATACTTTCATCCTACTTTCTTATATGAATCTATCTGGGATTTTTTAGTTTTTGTAATTTTATTAACTTTATTCTTTTGGACATTAAAATACCCAAACTATTTTCATACTGGGACTTTATCGTTAGTATATTTGATAGTATATAGCTTTGGCAGAATTTTTATAGAAACACTTAGAACAGATAGTTTAATTTTTGGATCATTTAAAGTGGCACAAGTTATTAGTTTAATGATGATTATTTCAGGAATATTTGGACTAGTATGGTTATATCTTTTAAAAAAATCTTTGCCAGATGTAGTCTCTCGTAGATAA